A region from the Brettanomyces bruxellensis chromosome 4, complete sequence genome encodes:
- a CDS encoding uncharacterized protein (BUSCO:EOG09264HOY), which yields MSEETGSEDRERSRVFSKRRYIKSPNFKERDQKVNDIRELIKKADAELSKINEEIKVTITPKPIKDKRKELSSGLEEVIKKQGELKRKRGDISSQIKAIEMSMKQKINKIQGKTSKHKFKSVGELDKRIKHLEELIDTGTLKIVEERRFVKEISSLRRMRKDYASIDAEQKLIDEDKAKIKELRKSFGEANAREEETKFEDLMKKMDELSLKTKDIKEKRDKLFSRRRELHNEKDHLYDSIRAIRKDFDDQFNKFKQDLEREKKRREEEEKEYNLTEKKEDLEKQITEIEDSSNKPANAAEMETVTNLLAHFDPSFVKPEKSLQDQNALDKLNKHHAHTKVEISAEEAALFKKEPKNPNETLSKSKKGKKHKKRASKTRVILEPTIIVDLASLGIPLPITKDDTEKTVDALRTKLDELKNTQDEKTKENIEAGEKQIAELRKQIADIDAEIAKIKEEKKSKKVAEEEEKEEKEEEKEEEEEKEEEEEKEGKKEDEKADKKEEKKDEEN from the coding sequence ATGTCTGAAGAAACAGGATCAGAAGATCGTGAGAGAAGTAGGGTTTTCTCTAAGAGGAGATATATAAAATCCCCAAACTTTAAGGAGAGAGATCAGAAGGTGAATGACATTAGGGAGTTAATCAAGAAGGCAGATGCTGAGTTGAGCAAGATCAACGAAGAGATCAAGGTTACCATTACACCAAAGCCAATCAAGGATAAGAGAAAGGAACTCAGCAGTGGATTGGAGGAAGTGATAAAGAAGCAAGGTGAGCTCAAGAGAAAGAGGGGAGACATCAGCAGCCAGATTAAGGCTATTGAGATGTCAATGAAGCAGAAGATCAACAAAATCCAAGGCAAGACTTCCAAGCACAAGTTTAAGAGTGTCGGAGAACTCGACAAGAGAATCAAGCACTTGGAAGAATTAATTGATACTGGTACTTTGAAGATTGTTGAGGAGAGAAGATTTGTGAAGGAAATCTCGTCTTTGAGAAGAATGAGGAAGGACTATGCGTCAATAGACGCAGAACAAAAACTGATCGACGAGGATAAGGCTAAGATCAAGGAATTGAGAAAGAGCTTTGGAGAGGCAAATGctagagaagaagaaaccaaatttgaagatttgatgaagaagatggatgAGCTGTCGCTCAAGACTAAGGACATTAAAGAGAAGAGAGACAAGTTGTTTTCTAGAAGAAGAGAGTTGCACAACGAGAAGGATCACTTGTACGACTCAATCAGAGCCATTAGAAAGGACTTTGACGATCAATTCAATAAGTTCAAGCAGGACCTGGAGagggaaaagaagagacgtgaagaagaggagaaggagtACAACTTGactgagaagaaagaagacttGGAAAAGCAGATCACTGAGATCGAAGACAGTTCCAACAAACCAGCAAATGCCGCCGAAATGGAGACAGTCACCAATCTTTTGGCCCACTTTGACCCATCATTTGTTAAACCAGAGAAATCCTTGCAGGATCAGAATGCTTTGGACAAATTGAACAAGCATCATGCTCACACCAAGGTTGAAATTTCTGCTGAAGAGGCTgctcttttcaaaaaggaGCCAAAGAATCCAAACGAGACCTTGTCGAAGTCCAAGAAGGGTAAGAAGCATAAGAAGAGAGCATCAAAGACCAGGGTTATTCTTGAGCCAACCATCATTGTGGACCTGGCATCATTGGGAATTCCACTTCCTATCACGAAGGATGATACTGAGAAGACTGTTGATGCTCTTCGTACTAAATTGGATGAGCTCAAGAATACTCAGGATGAAAAGACAAAGGAGAACATCGAGGCTGGTGAAAAGCAGATTGCCGAGTTGAGAAAGCAGATTGCCGATATCGATGCGGAAATTGCTAAGATtaaggaggagaagaagagcaagaaggttgcagaggaggaagaaaaggaggaaaaggaagaggaaaaggaagaggaagaagaaaaggaagaggaagaagaaaaagagggaaagaaagaggatgaaaaagcggataagaaggaagaaaagaaagacgAGGAGAACTGA
- a CDS encoding uncharacterized protein (BUSCO:EOG0926131E), with amino-acid sequence MLRNSAKTSLKVIRRGLFTSAKVLSAAEPSQSAHPATKPPKAVKRRRRTHFSDKLNMGPSFADFVSGRASEMSTVDPIVAAQEGKDDLRMPPWLRVPIPKGRSYRRISEDLKQLHLSTVCQEARCPNISECWGGKRSEATATIMLMGDTCTRGCRFCSVKTSRHPPPLDPKEPVDTARAISRWGLGYVVLTTVDRDDLPDGGSRHLLQTVVEIKKRSPSTLVEVLSGDMRGNLDDVKTLALAPMDVYAHNMETVEALTPYVRDRRATYRQSLKVLRAAKEFNPKLVTKSSLMLGFGETDEQVMQTLRDLRKNNVDVVTFGQYMRPTRRHVKVVEYVRPEKFDYWKDQALKMGFLYCASAPLVRSSYKAGEAFIENVLKKRHRNVGVPRDQEIPNERFSSKEALKDIKPQ; translated from the coding sequence ATGTTGAGGAACTCAGCAAAAACTTCGCTAAAAGTGATCCGTCGCGGATTGTTCACTTCCGCTAAAGTATTGTCAGCAGCCGAGCCATCACAATCAGCACATCCGGCAACAAAGCCGCCTAAAGCAGTAAAAAGACGTCGCAGAACGCATTTCTCGGACAAGCTCAACATGGGTCCATCGTTTGCGGATTTTGTGAGTGGTCGGGCAAGTGAAATGTCAACTGTTGATCCTATAGTGGCAGCCCAAGAAGGTAAAGATGATTTAAGAATGCCACCTTGGCTTCGTGTTCCGATCCCCAAAGGCCGGTCTTATCGCAGAATAAGTGAAGACTTGAAGCAGCTTCATCTATCAACGGTTTGTCAGGAGGCCAGGTGTCCGAATATTTCTGAATGTTGGGGTGGAAAGCGTTCTGAGGCAACTGCCACAATTATGCTTATGGGGGACACTTGCACGAGAGGATGTCGATTCTGCTCCGTGAAAACAAGCAGACACCCTCCCCCTTTGGACCCGAAGGAACCTGTGGATACTGCTAGGGCTATTTCCCGGTGGGGGTTGGGATACGTGGTGCTAACTACTGTTGATCGTGATGATTTGCCAGATGGAGGCTCACGGCATCTTCTGCAGACCGTGGTGGAGATCAAGAAGAGATCACCAAGCACTCTTGTGGAAGTTTTATCGGGTGACATGAGGGGAAACTTGGATGATGTGAAGACGCTTGCTTTGGCCCCTATGGATGTCTATGCACACAATATGGAGACTGTTGAGGCTCTTACTCCATATGTGAGGGATAGAAGAGCTACATACAGACAATCTTTGAAGGTGCTAAGGGCTGCCAAGGAGTTCAACCCGAAACTCGTCACAAAATCGTCTTTAATGCTCGGATTCGGTGAAACTGACGAGCAGGTGATGCAGACTTTGCGTGATTTAAGGAAGAACAACGTTGATGTTGTCACTTTTGGACAGTACATGAGACCTACTAGGCGCCATGTTAAAGTTGTCGAGTACGTGAGACCAGAAAAGTTCGACTACTGGAAAGATCAGGCGCTTAAAATGGGTTTCTTATACTGTGCATCTGCTCCGCTTGTTAGATCTTCCTACAAGGCAGGTGAGGCTTTCATCGAGAAtgttttgaagaagaggcACAGAAATGTCGGCGTTCCACGTGATCAGGAGATTCCAAATGAGCGTTTCAGTTCCAAGGAGGCCTTAAAAGACATAAAGCCGCAATGA
- a CDS encoding uncharacterized protein (BUSCO:EOG092651HW) — protein MSNQECANLYERIIDDVIQESRQDFEDSGIDEQTLLDLRNIWKEKLSKTNVAKFSWDKKREEEEAKEKALEAQEQALETSTSIGAPSVGMNGTSDTNEYAIKAEEAKTSPQAQNIDGNTTSKPEENGTANLETHNIILPGGGAAGLGQTDGSLPTEIEITIDDVPTNLRRKLAEQRRKSRKHKKRSLLRTASQADGANDEQSDDSADDSDLGSDLGIDSDEINSDLDDPESDDINSDEDNDNPEANIMLCLYDRVQRVRNRWKCSLKDGIANIDGQDYAFQKATGDSEW, from the exons ATGTCGAACCAAGAATGT GCCAATTTGTATGAAAGAATCATTGATGATGTTATACAAGAGTCCAGACAGGACTTTGAGGACTCCGGAATAGATGAACAGACACTATTGGACTTGCGGAATATATGGAAGGAGAAACTTTCAAAGACGAACGTTGCGAAATTCAGCTGGgataagaaaagagaggaggaagaagcgaaagaaaaagcgtTAGAGGCACAAGAACAGGCTCTAGAAACAAGTACAAGCATAGGTGCGCCATCAGTAGGCATGAATGGAACTTCAGATACAAATGAATACGCAATAAAGGCAGAAGAAGCGAAAACTTCACCACAAGCACAGAATATTGACGGCAATACAACATCTAAGCCGGAAGAAAACGGCACCGCAAACCTTGAAACACATAATATAATACTTCCTGGAGGTGGAGCTGCGGGTTTGGGGCAAACCGACGGTAGCTTACCGACGGAAATTGAAATCACAATCGACGATGTTCCTACAAATTTACGAAGAAAGCTTGCTGAGCAGAGGAGGAAATCTagaaagcacaaaaaacGGAGTTTGTTGAGGACGGCAAGCCAGGCAGATGGGGCTAACGATGAGCAATCAGACGATTCAGCAGATGATTCCGACTTAGGTTCGGATTTGGGTATTGATTCTGATGAGATTAATTCGGATTTGGACGATCCGGAGTCTGACGACATCAACTCTGATGAAGATAACGACAATCCGGAGGCTAACATCATGCTATGTCTTTATGATAGGGTTCAAAGAGTGAGAAATAGATGGAAATGCAGTTTGAAAGATGGAATTGCAAACATCGATGGCCAGGATTACGCTTTTCAGAAGGCCACGGGCGACTCCGAATGGTAA
- a CDS encoding uncharacterized protein (BUSCO:EOG092634M1), whose protein sequence is MSLPAVPADFKEDFKAASKFSEPLEAKVEPVGQYFLAHATRILQDRTWSEYEQIKEKKAREEASKQKKDDGDEFEDVTDPELLEHDPRDWKKCDLYAVLGLNKFRSRATRDQIDRAYRKQVLQFHPDKQGEKGGFQDGFFKIIQKAYEVLTDATKRRQFDSVDKAAEVPAPSKKSKYDFFEAWGPVFEAEGRFSVRQPVPKLGNTESSKQDVEEFYKFWNNFDSWRSFEFLDEDVPDDTSNRDHKRYIEKKNHSARRKRKTDDNKRLDALVKRAHSEDPRIKKFKQLEKEEKARKKWEREAGARQAAAEAKEKAEKEAAEKAKKEAEQKQKREKNKKSKEAKKSAKKKSKRTIRAAVKDTKYFGDEANASVIDSDVETLLSSLEFEPLVELGDNVKAAGDDAEKIKSLLLAAAKATGKSYDYFK, encoded by the coding sequence ATGTCGCTCCCAGCAGTTCCAGCAGACTTCAAAGAAGACTTCAAGGCCGCATCGAAGTTCTCCGAACCTCTCGAGGCCAAAGTTGAGCCAGTTGGCCAATATTTCTTGGCACATGCAACAAGAATTCTTCAAGACCGTACTTGGAGTGAGTACGAGCAGAttaaggagaagaaagccCGGGAAGAGGCTtcaaagcagaagaaagatgatggtgatgagtTCGAGGATGTGACAGACCCAGAGTTGTTGGAGCACGACCCAAGAGACTGGAAAAAGTGTGACTTGTACGCAGTTTTGGGATTGAACAAGTTCAGAAGCAGAGCAACACGTGATCAGATCGACAGAGCATACCGGAAGCAGGTTCTCCAGTTCCACCCTGACAAGCAAGGTGAGAAGGGCGGTTTCCAGGATGGTTTCTTCAAGATTATCCAGAAGGCATACGAGGTTTTGACAGATGCAACCAAAAGAAGACAGTTTGACTCTGTTGATAAGGCTGCAGAGGTGCCTGCACCATCGAAAAAGAGCAAGTACGACTTTTTCGAGGCCTGGGGACCCGTGTTTGAGGCTGAGGGTCGGTTCTCGGTGAGGCAGCCGGTGCCAAAACTTGGAAATACCGAATCTTCCAAGCAGGATGTCGAAGAATTCTACAAGTTCTGGAACAATTTCGATTCCTGGAGGTCGTTTGAGTTCTTGGATGAGGATGTTCCCGACGATACCTCCAACAGAGACCACAAGCGGTACAtcgagaagaagaatcatAGTGccagaagaaagagaaagaccGATGACAACAAGAGATTGGATGCTTTGGTTAAAAGAGCACACAGTGAAGATCCCCGGATCAAGAAGTTCAAGCAGCTtgaaaaggaggagaaggcACGTAAGAAATGGGAGAGAGAGGCTGGTGCTAGGCAGGCTGCTGCTGAGGCAAAGGAAAAAGCCGAAAAGGAGGCTGCCgagaaagcaaagaaggaAGCAGagcaaaagcagaaaagagagaagaacaaaaagtcCAAGGAGGCCAAGAAGAGCgccaaaaagaagagtaaAAGAACCATCAGAGCCGCTGTTAAGGACACAAAGTACTTTGGTGATGAGGCCAATGCTTCCGTCATCGATTCTGATGTCGAAACTCTTCTTTCCTCTCTTGAATTCGAACCCCTGGTGGAGCTTGGCGATAATGTCAAGGCTGCAGGTGATGATGCTGAAAAGATCAAGAGTCTTCTGCTTGCTGCTGCCAAGGCCACCGGAAAGTCTTACGACTACTTCAAATAG